A single Eubalaena glacialis isolate mEubGla1 chromosome 18, mEubGla1.1.hap2.+ XY, whole genome shotgun sequence DNA region contains:
- the HERPUD1 gene encoding homocysteine-responsive endoplasmic reticulum-resident ubiquitin-like domain member 1 protein, translating into MEPEPVTLLVKSPNQRHRDLELSGDRSWSVSRLKAHLSRVYPERPRPEDQRLIYSGKLLLDHQCLRDLLPKQENRHVLHLVCSVKSPSKMPEASTKVAESIEQPAGLNQGQSPGDSSSDGLRQREVVRNPSPSGWENISRPEAVQPAFQGLGPGFSGYTTYGWLQLSWFQQIYARQYYMQYLAATAASRAFVPSPSAQEIPVVSAPAPAPIRNQFPAENQPANQNAAPQVVVNPGANQNLRMNAQGGPIVEEDDEINRDWLDWTYSAATFSVFLSILYFYSSLSRFLMVMGATVVMYLHHVGWFPFRQRPVQNFRNDGPPQEAANQDPNNNFQEDPDPEIADPNRLPPDRDVVDDEQTSPSFMSTAWLVFKTFFASLLPEGPPAIAN; encoded by the exons ATGGAGCCCGAGCCCGTCACGCTCCTGGTGAAGAGCCCCAACCAGCGCCACCGCGACTTGGAGCTGAGCGGCGACCGCAGCTGGAGCGTGAGCCGCCTCAAGGCCCATCTTAGCCGCGTCTACCCCGAGCGCCCG CGTCCGGAGGACCAGAGGTTAATTTATTCTGGGAAGCTGTTGTTGGATCACCAGTGTCTCAGGGACTTGCTTCCAAAG CAGGAAAACCGGCATGTTTTGCATCTGGTGTGCAGTGTGAAGAGTCCTTCCAAAATGCCAGAAGCCAGCACAAAG GTTGCTGAATCCATAGAGCAGCCCGCTGGTCTTAATCAGGGACAGTCTCCTGGGGATTCCTCAAGTGACGGTTTAAGGCAAAGGGAGGTTGTTCGGAACCCTTCTCCCTCTGGATGGGAGAATATCTCGAG GCCTGAAGCTGTCCAGCCGGCGTTCCAAGGCCTGGGGCCTGGTTTCTCAGGCTACACAACCTATGGGTGGCTGCAGCTCTCCTGGTTCCAGCAGATATACGCACGGCAGTACTACATGCAGTA cttaGCAGCCACTGCTGCATCAAGGGCTTTTGTCCCCTCGCCAAGTGCACAAGAGATACCTGTGGTCTCTGCGCCTGCTCCAGCCCCTATCCGCAACCAGTTTCCAGCTGAAAACCAGCCCGCCAATCAGAATGCTGCTCCTCAAGTGGTGGTTAACCCTGGGGCCAATCAGAACTTGCGGATGAATGCACAGGGTGGCCCTATTGTGGAAGAAGATGATGAGATAAATCGAGATTGGTTGGATTGGACCTATTCAGCAGCTACGTTTTCCGTCTTTCTTAGTATCCTCTACTTCTACTCTTCCCTGAGCAGATTCCTCATGGTCATGGGGGCCACCGTTGTTATGTACCT GCATCATGTCGGGTGGTTTCCATTTCGACAGAGGCCAGTTCAGAACTTCCGGAATGATGGTCCTCCTCAGGAAGCTGCAAATCAGGACCCCAACAATAACTTCCAG GAAGACCCTGATCCTGAAATTGCAGACCCCAACCGCCTCCCTCCAGACAGAGACGTAGTGGATGACGAGCAGACCAGCCCTTCGTTTATGAGCACAGCCTGGCTCGTCTTCAAGACTTTCTTTGCCTCTCTCCTTCCGGAAGGCCCCCCAGCCATAGCAAACTGA